DNA from Candidatus Woesearchaeota archaeon:
TTGATGTCCTCAAGTGTCAGGTCTTTTTTGATGAAAAAGGCAATGGCTGGTTTTTTGAGGAACTGGTGCGCCGCAATCCTGAATCGTTCCCATTTTGCATAGTCCAACGCAGCGGCTGCATTGCGCTCTTTCTGGATGGGGTCAACAACAATCAAGGGAGACTGGAGCTTTGATGCATTGAGCGCGTGGAGCGCTTTTCCGCGGTGTTTGTTATAAAAGTCAATGACGTCTTTCGCTTTCCAGCTCTGTGCTGCTTTCAGGAGAGGAACAAACCCGCCGTAGTAAATCGTCAGGATGTCAACCACATGGCCGGAAAATCCTTTGATGTATGATTCAGCGCCGTACACGCCGGCTGCCTTGCAAAAAGATTTTGTCAGCTTGATTTCATCGGCAAGCGATTTCTTTTTTGCAATTTCTTTTTTGACCCACGCGACATGCAGCGGACTGCAGTCGGTAATGTTCACCGCGGCACTCGGCTCGTGAATGGCGAGCACGGGGATGATTTCAAACCGGAGATTCGCTGCGGGCTGGGTGAGCGTCAGCTGGAAATAGTCGCGTGAGCCATGCACGCGGGTTACGGAGACGTGTTTTATTTTTCCAAGAACGTGCCCGAGTTTGGTTGAAATGTCGCTGGATTTTGATGAGTAATCAAACGCGACAAACACGTCAACATCATGGTCGCCTGGAAGATACGTGTTTTTTGCGAGCGAACCGCCGATAATGACGCGCGCTTTGAGCTTTTGTTTTTTCAGCTCGTATTCCAGCGCGCCAACAACGTGTTTCACCTGCCCCATAACGGGCTTCATGTCGGCATGGAGGCGTTGTTTGGCGAGCGAGAGCACGGATGAAAGAGACGCGGACGTAGATGAAGGAGATTTTTTTCGTGCAGCTGCTTTTTTGCGTGCTTTTTTTGCCATAGCAGAATAATCAGCAACACGCTATAAAAAAGTTGTGGAAAAAAGACTTAATAGTGTTTTAAAGAAACAGATTTGCCAGTGAGGTATTCTTTTTCAGCTTCTGCAAGGGCTTCTTCTTCATCACCAGTTAAGGCAGTATCAAGATGCTCTTTGATGTAGCTTACATCTTTTCTGATCGCTTTCAGTT
Protein-coding regions in this window:
- a CDS encoding nucleotidyltransferase domain-containing protein — translated: MAKKARKKAAARKKSPSSTSASLSSVLSLAKQRLHADMKPVMGQVKHVVGALEYELKKQKLKARVIIGGSLAKNTYLPGDHDVDVFVAFDYSSKSSDISTKLGHVLGKIKHVSVTRVHGSRDYFQLTLTQPAANLRFEIIPVLAIHEPSAAVNITDCSPLHVAWVKKEIAKKKSLADEIKLTKSFCKAAGVYGAESYIKGFSGHVVDILTIYYGGFVPLLKAAQSWKAKDVIDFYNKHRGKALHALNASKLQSPLIVVDPIQKERNAAAALDYAKWERFRIAAHQFLKKPAIAFFIKKDLTLEDIKQRAGTHKLVMIDITAQHGKEDVVGAKLLKSFEYLKKKLGDHEFELYDTGWIWDKDTKALFFFILNPAVLPPTRCMAGPALSFAQHVAHFKSVHKKTFEKNNRMFADVPRRFRTPELFVATVLKEPYVAEKVVSARIIGGN